A region of the Hydra vulgaris chromosome 12, alternate assembly HydraT2T_AEP genome:
tgACGGTGCTGAATGCAAGGCGTGCAAAAAGTCTTTGAAAACAAAAGATGGAAACACAAGCGGACTTCATCGTCACCTCGAAAAAAAACACAGCCAAGATTAAGTTGagtattctaaaaaaaatgacaacTCTCTTCTTCCTCCTCATAAGAAGAAACAACGAACCATGGTCGAAATGCTTGAAACAAAGTCCAAATATGACAAAGACAATTCCATTCAAAAACAGTTTGACTTTGCAATGCTGGATTACTTTTGCACTGATCTGGCATCCTTTTCAGCAGTCGAAGGAAAAGATTTCAAGAAATTGTTTGACATTGCAAACCCTAAACTGAGCCTTCATCACAGAACAACATATTTAAGAAAGCTTTCAATTCGGTCAAGAGAAGTTCAAGCTGGAATGAAGAGCATAATAACGGAGATTACGCGAAATCTAAAAAGTGCTGCATTACTTCGGACCTTTGGACTTCTAGAGCCCAGGACAGCTACATCTCTTGGACTTTTCATGCTATTGACGAAAATTGGAGACTACATCACTGGACACCCCATGCCCAACAGTTCCCAGGCAGACACACAGGTATCTTAATTGAAGGAAAGCTGGATTCTTTCTTTGAAGAACTAAATTTGCCTGCTGATTTGCCAATGTACTGCGTGAACGACCAGGCAAGAAACATGAAACTTGCAGTCAAATTGTCAAAGCGCCTTGACCAATACTTGTGCAACAATCATATTTTCCAATGTGCAGTTCGAGACTCATTTGGAATAACTGCTGGAATGGATGATGCGTTGCAAACATGCAAAGATTTGGCTTCTTTAACTCACCAGTCAACAGCTGCAGCAAAGTTGCTTAAAACAGAATCAGACGCTCAAGGAATCAATTTTAGACAGTTACGCCAATCTGTTGACACAAGATGAAATAGTGAACTGGATTGCATGGCTTCTGTTCTACATTTAAAGAGTGCAATTATCAGCTTATGTGCAAATGaagatattttttcttcaaagaCCATCAGTACATCACAGTGGAAATCAATCGAGGGAGCAGTAGAAGTTTTGGCACCACTTAAAGAAGCTACAGAAACGTGGTCGGCTGAGTCTATTCCAACAATTAACACTGTCGCCGATTCTCTTTATTTAATCCATGACAAAGTTGATCAATTTATTGAGACGGATGGGAAAAATGGCTACGGTGTCTTGTAtgcaaaaaacttgaaaagcTGCATTGAAAAAAGATTTCCCTCACTGGAAACTTATTAAGTGCTGCAGCAAACTACTTAAATCCTGCTTTAAAGGGACTTCACTTGAAGctcttcaaaaaatttcaaacaacaaaataatgGTTAGCCTCACAGGTTAAGGATAGTGTTGAGTGCCAACCTGTTGCCAGAGTCCTTTCAGCAGATTTGTACCCTAATTCAAAACTGAAGCGCAAGTTAAACGTCAGACTTGAAACACAAGAGCCAACATCTGAACTGAATCCTATTTTGAGCTAAATGTGCCAGTATGAATATCTTCCTGATGCCAAAAAAGACTTTCCGATTCTTGATTGGTAGAAATTGCATTCAAATACATTGCCAGAACTCTCTTCATTAGCTAGACAAATTTTAGCTATTCCAGCAAGTTCAACTAACTCAGAGAGAGTTTTTAGCTCAGGTGGAAATGTCGTCCAATCATCCAGACACAACTTACACCcagaaaaagtagaacaaaTCATCTTAATCAGAAAAAACATTGTCTTGTTGGAAAAGTTTggcaaaaaaattcttaattaatatttgaaaaagttgtttacatTTGACAAATGTCATTTGTGCCTATTTGTCAAAACCATCCCAGACAGCCTCCCGCTAGCGGCCCAATGCTGGCCCAGTTATGCTTGCGACTACGGCGCGATGGCGGCCGTCGATCACGGGCCTGCATCAAAACGGCCAATGGGCCAGCATTGGCCCGCTAGCCTTGGGCCAGCATTGGCCCGGAATCGTTCGCCAGCACTGGTCTTCGATCGTTTGCCAGCACTGGCCCGGAATCGTTCGCCAGCACTAGCATTTTATCGTTTGCCAGCACTGGCCCGAAATCGTTCACCAGCACTACCCGCGATTGCTTGCCAGCACTAGCCCGTTATCTGTTACCAGTACTGATCCGTGATCATTTTCCAACCTTCGTTCGTGGTCGCGTGTCAGCATTAAACCGTTACTAATTTATACACAAGCACGTTATTATTAGTCGTTTCTGTACAGATGTGTTATCGcacataatttaaacaaataagtaTATTTCGAAACTTAAATTgagaaaaagaaataagtatTTGTGAAATTTATTGCTAACCAAAAAGttgttgataaataataaaattattattacaaaatgaaaaataaattaaatatttattttttcaaggaACTTTTTCGCTCCTCGCGAGCTTTACGTCCGCCATTTCTATCACCGGAAAGCTGAAAATATCTTTTCAGCCAACGTTCAACCTCTTCTGCGGATGCGCCTGaagttaaatgatttatttttacagCACCTAAAAAGTGTGAATACATTGTATATATAggatatatttacatatacattagtaaataattaaactaattcacacaaatacatatttttatgtatgtaagtTGATTCGTGAttcaataaacaactttttttaaatagtctacTGCTCAAACTTAAATGTGtcctatataataaaataacactacatttaaagtttttttttaacaaaattttttttagaagtcgCAAAAGAACCAAATTCATAATATTATcgagaaaaaatcaaaataatatcaatCTGGTATTTAAAAGACGCACAACTCAAtacaaaacttgttaaaaatatttttaatcaacactagatataacaaatataaaataaagattaaataattaacatcaacttttttatgtcagttaaaaaaacattttttcatctttttatgcaataaattttgaaaaaacaatttgcatatagaattattactatttttgtaccagccaaaaatttttaaatcttgtgttttagtatataaaacacatttagggttGAGGAGCggactatatataaaaaaaatctgttttttgaGTCACcctaatatacatttatacaaatgttataTATAGAATGAAATTTCTTACCcaataagactttttttaatggcATCGCTTTCAAAGCCAGTTTATTGTTCGCACCGGACCAATTGATTTTCTTTTCTATATTGGGACCAATCACCATTGGAATTAAATTCCAAATAATTCCCTTAACTGTTGAGCCACCCTGGGATGCCAAATTTCTGCTCTAAAATTTATATCATACATGATACATTACATGATAAccaaatgcttttaaatttaatataaaagtaacaaattttaacagactttcatcaataattttataaaattttatcgattgtaaaatacttaatactgtaaatactaaataaaaataattttaaaatgttaagtatAAGGAAATAAGAAAACAACGAATAAATTTATGGATCACATTTACCAATGCATTCATTACTTTCTTGTCTGATTCAATGTCTTCATTTAATTTGAGCAAACTTGCCTCATCACTTACTGGAATCCCAAAATGTTCATCAACCAAAACCGAttcacttttttgtttaaacattccAATAAGCTGACTTATTAAAGCATTATTTGTATCTAACTTTTTATTCAGATTTTCTACTGAAATAAGCAGCTCTTTTTCAActgctgtaaaaatatttaatataaaataaaatttttcagttaatgcattttaaaaagttaaagttataaCTGAGCAtcataaaaataactctaaGTTCAAATTATAAGCATACTACTAACCAGTGCAGTGAAGTGTTCCTTCGTTCACTTTGGCGAGTAACCGCCTCACAGATGAACATCCACTGGATGTCAAAGAAGATCccaaaaactataattataaaaaaataatgaatggaaCAGTTTAATTCAGTTTAATAGATTAGCgtgtatttaaatgtataaatatatatataacatatatatatttaaatcttttggtCCCCTTGATATTGGGGACCATAAAATACCTATTCAGTTACTTAAAGCATTTAATTGATTGAAAATAACTTTGCAATGgacttcatatatatatatatatatatatatatatatatatatatatatatatatatatatatatatatatatatatatatatatatatatatatatatatataaatatatatataaataaacaattttaaaatacattctacaaaatagagtgctcaatgttcttaaaagaatggagcaattataaattaggagaaaatcacttaacaaaaatttttcttattttacaccgtgtttcatcaataaagactcatcagaaatgaaagatcaaattaataaaacttcaatttataccaaaaattaaattacaggaagtcgcaaatgtgttaactactgtaaatttttacacatttgtggaatttgctgacactattataaaaataattctttggaaatgattacttatgcttttttaaaaaaatatttctttaaataggGGGActtaatataactattatttgaaatcatttatttttatagttttttaggagaaacttatttttgtgcctgcattaagaaattaattttttgtttaataaacattcttggtttgcatgtgtaattatttcaaatttttttttatacattttttgaaaatattattatatgcaggtgctgttttaaggatgaaccaattcagtataaaatcatcaatatttttatcttctaattcccatatatattttgacagcatggtgtcttttgaatactttttatttttaaaaaattgcttatgattggcaaaacgttttttccattcactctctgttatgccaatatattgtttatcaggtacattcttggaggaaacaacacatttatataccacattttttgataaacaacttccactcattggacaattgtttttttgtttacaactacaattttctgtagttttttcatttagggtttcttttttgtttaacaatgcATTATTGTGGCCTTTCGTaattcttttcatatttttagtacaactgtagctaactttaattgtatttcgattaaaaattttatgtaatttattagagggagggaaatgcttatcgaccaattttaaaaacacttttcctatgttagtggaaacatttttgctatgtgaggggttgaaccaaattacatttctagttctatttcgctttttcgtattctttttttcagggtcaaattttagttcaaaagcTATCTTAAATGAAAGCTGTTAATACCTATGGTTTAAGTAAGTTGATgtatgcacaaaaaaaaaattagaaaaataacaaCACTCACACAAGCAAATtcttcattaataaaaacagaaaatttttagTCAATAAATCAAATTACCCCAGAATTGGATGCAGACAACTGATTGCTTTCGCATAATGTACCATCAAATACACTTGGTAAATTTTGAAGCATGTTTGTGTTCTATTGACATAAACTAACTATATGATAACTTCAGAACATTATGGAATTCAGTTacatttagattaaaaaatattcaaatgaaAATCATACCTCCTCTTCTAACATTTCTAAAACAGAACTTTgtcttgaaaatttatttgattgtaAACAATCTGAAGTAGTAAAATTTTCAGTACATAATATGGTTAAAGGATGAATAGCAGGTGCCGGAAcaagtgtctttttttttttattaataactttcttttgctttttctgTGGAGTGTCACTTTCTGAACTTGAATACTCAAGGTTATGATACGATATGTCTCtgtaaaataatgaaagaaaaccAGCATCATGATATGATGATCATtatctaaattatatataatcatCATAATCACATTATGATCATGAGCATCACCTGATAGGACGAAGACTTTTCTGAATTCTGTTTTCTTCTGAATTTATTGGACCTTCACA
Encoded here:
- the LOC136087835 gene encoding uncharacterized protein LOC136087835; amino-acid sequence: MDKLYHIVKFIDEKDSVAVVPIKWVTNGTCRWPCSYKPERLNRAIKKCEVPGDDWTDYDISIIYNSVTYDKAREKLPMAEVSSDFFSNNECEGPINSEENRIQKSLRPIRDISYHNLEYSSSESDTPQKKQKKVINKKKKTLVPAPAIHPLTILCTENFTTSDCLQSNKFSRQSSVLEMLEEENTNMLQNLPSVFDGTLCESNQLSASNSGFLGSSLTSSGCSSVRRLLAKVNEGTLHCTAVEKELLISVENLNKKLDTNNALISQLIGMFKQKSESVLVDEHFGIPVSDEASLLKLNEDIESDKKVMNALSRNLASQGGSTVKGIIWNLIPMVIGPNIEKKINWSGANNKLALKAMPLKKVLLGAVKINHLTSGASAEEVERWLKRYFQLSGDRNGGRKAREERKSSLKK